Proteins from a genomic interval of Haemophilus parainfluenzae T3T1:
- the metX gene encoding homoserine O-acetyltransferase MetX yields MAVQNVVLFQDNPLQLTLGGQLSPINVAYQTYGTLNADKSNAVLICHALTGDAEPYFDEPNKDGWWQNFMGEGLAFDTSKYFFICSNVLGGCKGTTGPSSINPTTGKPYGSQFPNIIVQDIIKVQKALLEHLGIPHLKAIVGGSFGGMQATQWAIDYPDFMDNIVNLCSSIFFSAEAIGFNHVMRQAVINDPNFNNGDYYDGIPPNQGLSIARMLGMLTYRTDVQLAKAFGRATKSEGQFWGDHFQVESYLSYQGKKFLDRFDANTYLHLLRALDLYDPSVGYADVKEALSRIKARYTLVSVTTDQLFKSIDLHKSKQLLEQAGVDLKFYEFPSDYGHDAFLVDYTAFEHKIRSGIEGELE; encoded by the coding sequence ATGGCTGTGCAAAATGTCGTGCTGTTTCAAGACAATCCCCTCCAATTAACATTGGGTGGGCAGCTTTCGCCTATTAATGTCGCATATCAAACTTACGGCACTTTAAATGCAGATAAAAGCAATGCTGTATTGATTTGTCATGCCTTAACAGGAGATGCCGAACCTTATTTTGATGAACCGAATAAAGATGGTTGGTGGCAAAACTTTATGGGCGAAGGTCTAGCCTTTGATACATCTAAGTACTTTTTTATTTGCTCAAATGTATTAGGCGGGTGTAAAGGGACAACGGGACCAAGCTCAATTAATCCCACTACAGGAAAACCTTACGGTAGCCAGTTCCCCAATATTATTGTTCAAGATATTATCAAAGTACAAAAAGCGTTACTTGAGCACCTTGGTATCCCACATTTAAAAGCAATAGTGGGGGGCTCTTTTGGTGGTATGCAAGCCACACAATGGGCAATTGATTATCCAGATTTTATGGATAACATTGTGAATCTTTGTTCTTCTATCTTCTTTAGTGCGGAAGCCATAGGGTTTAACCATGTCATGCGCCAAGCGGTGATTAATGATCCGAATTTCAATAATGGTGACTATTATGATGGGATACCGCCAAATCAGGGCCTTTCCATTGCGCGCATGTTGGGAATGTTAACGTATCGTACCGATGTGCAGTTGGCTAAGGCATTTGGTCGTGCAACTAAATCTGAAGGGCAATTCTGGGGCGATCACTTTCAAGTAGAATCCTATTTGAGTTATCAAGGTAAAAAATTCTTAGATCGTTTTGATGCCAACACTTATTTGCATTTATTACGAGCTCTCGATCTATATGATCCAAGTGTTGGTTATGCGGATGTAAAAGAAGCTTTATCTCGAATTAAAGCACGTTATACGTTAGTATCCGTCACGACAGATCAACTATTTAAATCCATTGATTTACATAAAAGTAAACAGCTTTTAGAACAAGCGGGAGTCGATTTAAAATTTTACGAGTTTCCGTCGGATTATGGTCATGATGCCTTTTTAGTGGATTATACGGCGTTTGAGCACAAAATCCGAAGCGGGATAGAAGGCGAGTTAGAATAA
- a CDS encoding nitroreductase family protein: protein MDALTLLTQRKSNKKLTAPAPSQVQLEQMFQAALRAPDHGKLEPYHFVVMQGTGLSKLENLLKVAVTEFNLGEERLKKAENFARRAPMVIAVIAKINHEVAKVPGWEQMLTAGAATYALQLAGNALGFESFWATGPLIEGRELREAFGCGKNDKIVALLQIGTAAEKLEKECKPKDLSRFVSHL from the coding sequence ATGGACGCATTAACTCTTTTAACACAACGCAAATCCAATAAAAAATTAACGGCGCCAGCACCTAGCCAAGTGCAATTAGAACAAATGTTTCAAGCAGCTTTACGTGCACCCGATCATGGTAAACTCGAACCTTATCATTTTGTCGTGATGCAAGGCACTGGTTTAAGTAAATTAGAGAACTTACTCAAAGTAGCGGTGACTGAATTTAATTTAGGTGAAGAGCGACTAAAAAAAGCAGAGAATTTTGCACGCCGCGCACCGATGGTTATTGCTGTCATTGCTAAAATTAATCATGAAGTCGCCAAAGTTCCTGGTTGGGAACAAATGCTTACTGCAGGTGCAGCAACTTATGCTCTTCAACTTGCTGGTAATGCGCTAGGCTTTGAGAGCTTTTGGGCAACGGGGCCACTTATTGAAGGACGTGAATTACGTGAAGCATTTGGCTGTGGTAAAAATGATAAGATTGTTGCCTTATTACAAATTGGTACAGCGGCTGAAAAATTAGAAAAAGAGTGTAAACCAAAAGATTTATCACGTTTCGTGAGCCATTTATAA
- the sppA gene encoding signal peptide peptidase SppA produces MNTILSVLKFCCKALNFIRNLVMNFVFLLFVLALIFLVGLFGDGKKSQVLSGDQGALYLNLTGYLADNTEDMLSWEKELQRLNNEKVSYKYSTFDVVQSILSAKDDERIRGLVLNLNDFEGGDLPSLEYVGKAIQSFKESEKPVIAYADNYTQSQYFLASFADEIYLNPIGQVGIQGLRYENLYFKSMLEKLEITPHIFRVGTYKSAVEPFLRDDMSPEARANMQKWLGGMWQNYMQTLMVNRHITANDVLPNAQKYISDLKALKGDETAYVKKRQLVTHFATRLDLDKKLTAFFGQDAEGNTKLLDFEDYLSDLGDRFSVDPNEKNIVAVVNVEGTIIDGESNEESAGGDTIARLLRQAHDNEKVKAVVLRVNSPGGSAFASEIIRQETENLQKAGKPVVVSMGGMAASGGYWISSTADYIVADKNTITGSIGIFALFPTFENTIKKMGMSTDGVATTDLAETSALSPLNKNTQDIYQLGIENGYDRFLEVVSRGRQLSKDKVDKIAQGQVWLGQDAHKNALVDELGDIDVAIEKVGALVNQNPDKYMDSFSVQWLVDEDNSFLAQLDRKLKQKGQALLTNWLGLPQEVHQVKKQLNVLTKFNDPKGQYLYCLNCGSVK; encoded by the coding sequence ATGAATACCATATTAAGCGTATTGAAATTTTGTTGTAAAGCGCTCAATTTTATCCGAAATCTTGTGATGAATTTTGTGTTTTTATTATTTGTTTTAGCGTTGATTTTTCTTGTCGGCCTTTTTGGTGATGGTAAGAAAAGCCAAGTATTATCAGGTGATCAAGGTGCATTATATTTAAATTTAACGGGCTATCTTGCGGATAACACGGAAGATATGTTGAGTTGGGAAAAGGAACTCCAACGTTTAAATAATGAAAAAGTCTCTTATAAATATTCAACCTTTGATGTGGTGCAAAGTATTTTATCTGCGAAAGATGATGAACGCATTCGTGGTTTAGTGTTGAATTTAAATGACTTTGAAGGGGGGGATCTTCCATCATTAGAGTATGTAGGAAAGGCCATTCAAAGTTTTAAAGAATCAGAAAAGCCAGTTATTGCTTATGCTGACAATTACACACAATCACAATATTTTCTTGCGAGTTTTGCGGATGAAATTTATCTCAATCCGATTGGACAAGTCGGTATTCAAGGTTTACGTTATGAAAATCTTTACTTCAAATCCATGCTCGAAAAACTTGAAATTACGCCGCATATTTTCCGAGTGGGGACATATAAGTCCGCGGTAGAACCTTTCTTGCGTGATGATATGTCACCAGAAGCACGAGCGAATATGCAGAAATGGCTTGGGGGGATGTGGCAAAACTACATGCAAACGTTAATGGTTAATCGTCATATTACCGCTAATGATGTATTACCCAATGCACAAAAATATATTAGTGATTTAAAAGCGTTAAAGGGTGATGAAACGGCTTATGTGAAAAAACGTCAGTTAGTGACACATTTTGCGACAAGATTGGATTTAGATAAAAAATTGACCGCATTTTTTGGTCAAGATGCAGAGGGAAATACTAAATTATTAGATTTTGAAGATTATTTATCTGATTTAGGTGATCGTTTCTCTGTTGATCCAAATGAAAAAAATATCGTTGCTGTAGTTAATGTCGAAGGGACAATTATTGATGGGGAAAGCAATGAAGAGTCTGCTGGTGGTGATACCATTGCGAGATTATTAAGACAGGCTCACGATAATGAGAAAGTGAAGGCAGTTGTTCTCCGTGTTAATTCTCCGGGCGGTAGCGCTTTTGCATCAGAAATTATTCGTCAGGAAACTGAAAATCTTCAAAAAGCAGGTAAGCCTGTTGTGGTATCTATGGGCGGTATGGCTGCATCTGGTGGTTATTGGATTTCATCTACTGCAGATTATATTGTGGCAGATAAAAATACGATTACGGGTTCCATTGGGATCTTTGCATTATTCCCAACCTTTGAAAACACGATTAAAAAAATGGGAATGAGTACCGATGGGGTAGCGACAACAGATCTCGCGGAAACATCAGCTTTAAGCCCTCTGAATAAAAATACTCAAGATATCTATCAACTTGGTATTGAAAATGGTTATGACCGCTTCTTAGAGGTCGTAAGCCGTGGTCGTCAGTTATCAAAAGATAAAGTAGATAAAATTGCTCAAGGCCAAGTTTGGTTAGGGCAAGATGCACATAAAAATGCTTTGGTGGATGAATTAGGTGATATAGATGTAGCCATTGAGAAAGTAGGAGCCCTAGTAAACCAAAATCCGGATAAATATATGGATAGCTTTAGTGTGCAATGGTTGGTTGATGAAGATAATAGTTTCTTAGCTCAATTAGATCGTAAGCTTAAACAAAAAGGTCAAGCCTTACTGACAAATTGGTTGGGATTGCCACAAGAAGTGCATCAAGTAAAAAAACAACTGAATGTGTTAACCAAATTTAATGATCCAAAAGGGCAGTATTTGTATTGTTTAAATTGTGGTTCGGTTAAGTAA
- a CDS encoding bile acid:sodium symporter family protein, whose translation MQALLKLTNFVSKTFALWAIVFALLAFLFPAQFKIFAPYIPYLLGLVMFGMGITLTFADFSEVAKHPKSVFIGVAGQFIIMPAIAFGLAKAFDLPADLAVGVILVGACPGGTSSNVMTYLARGNTALSVACTTISTLLSPLLTPAIFYVLASQWLDINAGAMFMSVLQMVLFPIFLGLVVRALFKKQVEQASQTMPLVSVISIVLILAAVVAVSKDKIVESGLLIFSVVVLHNCLGYLIGYFAAKLFKLNTADSKAVAIEVGMQNSGLGAALAAAHFNPIAAVPSALFSFWHNVSGPILANIFSNIKNEK comes from the coding sequence ATGCAAGCATTATTAAAACTCACTAACTTTGTGAGTAAAACTTTCGCATTATGGGCGATTGTTTTTGCTCTTCTCGCCTTTCTCTTCCCTGCACAATTTAAAATTTTTGCGCCATACATTCCTTACCTTTTAGGTTTAGTCATGTTTGGTATGGGGATTACCTTAACCTTTGCTGATTTCAGTGAAGTGGCTAAACATCCTAAATCTGTATTCATTGGTGTGGCAGGTCAATTTATCATTATGCCTGCTATCGCATTCGGATTAGCGAAAGCTTTCGATTTGCCAGCTGATTTAGCGGTCGGTGTCATTCTTGTGGGGGCTTGCCCGGGTGGTACTTCATCAAACGTAATGACTTACTTAGCGAGAGGTAACACAGCGCTTTCTGTCGCATGTACAACAATCTCAACCTTACTTTCACCATTATTAACGCCTGCTATTTTCTATGTGTTAGCAAGTCAATGGTTAGATATTAATGCGGGCGCGATGTTTATGTCTGTATTACAAATGGTATTATTCCCAATTTTCTTAGGTTTAGTTGTTCGTGCACTCTTCAAAAAACAGGTGGAACAAGCAAGCCAAACTATGCCATTAGTGTCTGTTATTTCTATTGTATTAATCCTTGCAGCCGTCGTAGCAGTAAGTAAAGATAAGATCGTAGAATCTGGCCTATTAATTTTCAGCGTAGTGGTTTTACATAACTGCTTAGGCTATTTAATTGGCTACTTTGCGGCAAAATTATTTAAACTTAATACGGCGGATAGTAAAGCGGTGGCAATTGAAGTCGGTATGCAAAACTCAGGTTTAGGTGCGGCATTAGCTGCTGCTCATTTTAACCCAATTGCAGCGGTACCAAGTGCTTTATTTAGTTTCTGGCACAATGTATCGGGTCCAATTTTGGCAAATATTTTCTCTAATATCAAAAATGAAAAATAA
- a CDS encoding ATP-binding cassette domain-containing protein, giving the protein MPLLKVENLSKTFDGPAKLFGSERFYAVKDVSFSLSRKETLAIIGKNGSGKSTLVKMIAGITSPTSGKILFNDLPLQFEDFHYRAQHIRMVFQDANSAFNPRLNIGQALDAPLRLITDWDEETRNQKIFETLSLVGLYPDYTNLKIKHLSVSQKQRIALARALILQPEVIIIDDALGTLDASVRVQLLNLILDLQEHLGISYIYIGQNLGIIKHIADQVLVMDDGEIIESGTPREIFSNPQNNITRLLVESHFGQLLDENAWQTTTS; this is encoded by the coding sequence ATGCCATTATTAAAAGTGGAAAATCTCAGTAAAACCTTTGATGGTCCAGCCAAACTTTTTGGCTCTGAGCGGTTTTATGCGGTAAAGGACGTCAGCTTTTCGCTTAGTCGGAAAGAAACGCTTGCGATTATTGGTAAAAATGGCTCAGGAAAATCAACCTTAGTGAAAATGATTGCAGGGATTACGTCCCCGACTTCGGGAAAAATCTTATTTAATGATTTACCACTCCAATTTGAAGATTTTCACTATCGCGCGCAACATATCCGAATGGTTTTCCAGGATGCGAATTCAGCGTTTAACCCTCGCTTAAATATTGGTCAAGCCTTAGATGCACCGCTGCGATTAATTACCGATTGGGATGAAGAAACGCGCAATCAAAAGATCTTTGAAACGCTTTCGTTGGTAGGGCTTTATCCTGATTACACCAACCTTAAAATTAAACATCTCTCTGTCAGTCAAAAACAACGGATCGCTTTGGCTCGCGCACTCATTCTTCAGCCTGAAGTGATTATTATTGATGATGCACTTGGTACATTAGATGCCTCCGTTCGCGTTCAATTGCTTAATCTAATTTTAGATTTACAAGAACACTTAGGCATTTCCTATATTTATATTGGACAAAATTTAGGCATTATCAAACATATTGCAGATCAAGTTTTGGTGATGGATGATGGTGAAATTATCGAATCTGGTACACCAAGAGAAATCTTTTCTAATCCTCAAAATAATATTACTCGCCTACTTGTAGAAAGCCATTTTGGTCAATTGCTTGATGAAAATGCTTGGCAAACAACGACTTCCTAA
- a CDS encoding oligopeptide/dipeptide ABC transporter ATP-binding protein yields MALLDIRNLNIEIQTPNGRIKIVDGVNLSLNEGEILGLVGESGSGKSLIAKVISNSIKENWIVTADRFRFNDVELLKLTPNQRRKIVGKEISMIFQNPLSCLDPSRKIGKQLIQSIPNWTFKGRWWQWFGWKKRRAIELLHRVGIKDHQDIMASYPDDLTEGEGQKVMIAVAVANQPRLLIADEPTNSLESITALQIFRLLSSMNQNQGTTILLASNDLKSISEWCDSISVLYCGQNTESGPTEQLLETPHHPYTQALLYSVPDFSRPLSFKSKLGTLEGTVPILEQMPIGCRLGPRCPFAQRECIQKPSRYRIKQHEFSCHHPINLRERQFKDKVAASPLTLNTESKGNE; encoded by the coding sequence ATGGCGCTGTTAGATATTCGCAATCTTAATATTGAAATTCAAACACCAAACGGCCGCATAAAAATTGTGGACGGCGTCAATCTTTCGCTTAATGAAGGGGAAATTCTAGGGCTCGTCGGTGAATCAGGTTCAGGTAAAAGCTTAATCGCTAAAGTGATCAGTAATTCTATCAAGGAAAACTGGATTGTCACCGCTGACCGTTTTCGTTTTAATGATGTTGAATTGCTTAAACTGACTCCGAATCAACGTCGAAAAATCGTTGGAAAAGAAATTTCAATGATTTTCCAAAATCCATTAAGCTGCCTAGACCCAAGTCGAAAAATCGGCAAACAGCTTATCCAAAGTATTCCCAATTGGACCTTTAAAGGCCGTTGGTGGCAATGGTTTGGTTGGAAAAAACGTCGCGCAATTGAACTACTACACCGCGTAGGTATCAAAGATCACCAAGACATTATGGCAAGTTATCCAGATGACCTCACTGAAGGTGAAGGGCAAAAAGTGATGATCGCTGTAGCAGTGGCGAATCAACCTCGCCTATTAATTGCGGACGAACCCACTAATTCTTTGGAATCCATTACGGCTTTGCAGATTTTCCGCTTGCTTTCAAGTATGAACCAAAACCAAGGTACAACGATTTTATTAGCAAGTAACGATCTTAAAAGTATAAGTGAATGGTGTGATAGCATTTCCGTCCTTTATTGTGGGCAAAATACGGAATCAGGACCAACTGAACAATTATTGGAAACGCCTCATCACCCTTATACGCAAGCCTTGCTCTACTCTGTGCCAGATTTTAGTCGTCCTTTAAGTTTTAAAAGCAAATTAGGAACACTAGAAGGCACCGTACCAATTTTGGAACAAATGCCTATTGGTTGTCGTTTAGGGCCTCGTTGTCCTTTCGCTCAACGTGAATGTATTCAAAAACCAAGCCGCTATCGTATTAAACAGCATGAGTTCTCCTGCCATCATCCGATTAATCTTCGAGAACGGCAGTTTAAAGATAAAGTGGCAGCTTCACCGCTTACGCTCAACACTGAATCAAAAGGAAACGAATAA
- a CDS encoding ABC transporter permease subunit, which yields MQDREPDEFRESTSFFQIWLLFRQNRVALFSFYLFFILILVAIFPKLIMPYSESMEFVGEELMPPSWVEKGRIAFFFGTDDLGRDVLSRLIMGTQYTLGSSLLVVIAVAIIGGALGILAGMSDGIKARFLGHFFDAFLSIPILLIAIIISTLMEPSLMNAMFATLLAILPYFVHAIYQAIQQELKKDYVLLLKLDGISNWELLKTTILPNISAIYTQEIARAFVVAILDITALSFISLGAQRPMPEWGAMIKDSLELIYLAPWTVLLPGFAIIFTILLSIIFTNGLCQAINKYYE from the coding sequence ATGCAAGATAGAGAACCTGATGAATTTCGTGAAAGCACCTCCTTCTTTCAAATTTGGTTGCTTTTCCGCCAAAATCGTGTGGCATTATTTAGTTTCTATTTATTTTTTATCCTGATTTTGGTCGCTATTTTCCCGAAACTCATCATGCCTTATAGCGAAAGCATGGAGTTTGTGGGAGAAGAATTGATGCCGCCATCTTGGGTAGAAAAAGGTCGTATCGCCTTTTTCTTTGGCACGGACGATCTTGGCCGAGATGTACTCAGTCGATTAATAATGGGGACACAATACACTCTTGGTTCATCCCTTTTGGTGGTTATCGCTGTGGCAATTATTGGGGGCGCACTAGGTATTCTTGCGGGCATGTCTGACGGGATTAAAGCGCGTTTTTTAGGTCATTTTTTCGATGCTTTTTTATCGATTCCTATTTTGCTGATTGCCATTATCATTTCCACGTTAATGGAACCGAGCTTAATGAATGCGATGTTTGCTACCCTATTAGCTATTTTGCCGTATTTTGTGCATGCCATTTATCAAGCCATTCAACAAGAGCTGAAGAAAGACTATGTTCTCCTACTCAAATTAGATGGCATTTCAAATTGGGAGCTACTAAAAACTACAATCTTGCCTAATATTAGTGCTATCTATACGCAAGAAATCGCCCGTGCGTTTGTGGTGGCAATTTTAGATATCACAGCATTAAGCTTTATTTCTCTTGGTGCGCAACGCCCTATGCCAGAATGGGGGGCGATGATCAAAGACTCACTGGAGTTAATTTATCTTGCGCCTTGGACTGTTTTATTACCTGGTTTTGCTATTATTTTTACCATTTTATTAAGCATTATTTTTACTAACGGATTGTGTCAAGCAATCAATAAATATTACGAGTAA
- a CDS encoding ABC transporter permease yields MLFSAIRYVIWVSILLLILSVLSFVILMRDPLNADLVTSNIYSAYYHYLTSLLQGDLGITYNGGESLKDLIFTVLPPTLELCFTALLLACILGIPLGVLSAVYNQRPCARALQSISNVGLSIPIFWFAPILLYVAAIQSWEIAAIGQYNLLYEIKPITGFPTIDMWFVDIPYRTKIVQNVLQHLALPTLVLCILPTMEFIRIIQQRADYLLQQEYAKAAVTRGWSKWTILKRYVFRNTFPLLIPQLTRVFTLVLTQCMLVENVLGWPGIGRWLIDAVTQQDYNSISAGVVVIGVCIIIIDTLAKSLMFMLDPFNKKGWYAR; encoded by the coding sequence ATGCTCTTTTCAGCAATTCGTTACGTCATTTGGGTAAGCATTTTATTATTGATTTTATCCGTATTAAGTTTTGTGATTTTAATGCGAGATCCGCTCAATGCTGATCTTGTCACAAGTAACATTTATAGTGCTTATTATCATTACCTTACATCATTGTTACAGGGCGATTTAGGAATTACCTATAACGGCGGAGAATCGTTAAAAGATTTAATTTTTACTGTATTACCACCTACATTAGAGCTCTGTTTTACCGCACTTTTATTGGCTTGCATCTTAGGTATTCCTCTCGGCGTATTAAGTGCGGTCTATAATCAGCGTCCTTGTGCACGCGCATTGCAAAGTATCTCTAATGTTGGTTTATCTATTCCTATTTTCTGGTTTGCCCCGATTTTACTCTATGTAGCAGCGATTCAAAGCTGGGAGATTGCAGCCATCGGGCAGTATAATTTGCTGTATGAAATCAAACCTATCACAGGTTTCCCTACCATTGACATGTGGTTTGTTGATATCCCTTACCGAACCAAAATCGTACAAAACGTTTTACAGCATTTAGCCTTACCGACATTAGTGCTTTGTATTCTGCCGACAATGGAATTTATCCGCATCATTCAGCAACGAGCTGATTATTTACTTCAACAAGAATATGCCAAAGCGGCTGTAACACGTGGATGGTCGAAATGGACAATTTTAAAACGTTACGTTTTTCGTAATACATTTCCATTATTGATTCCACAGCTTACTCGCGTATTTACCTTAGTATTAACACAATGTATGTTGGTAGAAAACGTTTTAGGTTGGCCAGGAATAGGACGTTGGCTGATTGATGCCGTAACCCAACAAGATTACAACAGTATTTCTGCCGGTGTCGTAGTGATCGGTGTTTGCATCATCATTATTGATACCTTAGCCAAGTCGCTGATGTTTATGTTAGATCCATTTAATAAGAAGGGCTGGTATGCAAGATAG